DNA from Elusimicrobiota bacterium:
TTAAACCTTTCAGCATTTTTTCGGATTTCTTGTGGGTCAAACTTTATATGCTCAAATTTTCTTATGGTATCTATCACTGATTTTACTGTCTGCTCATCAAAAAAGAGCCCTGTTTTACCGTCAATTACAGTTTCTAACGTACCACCTTTTTTATATGCAATAACAGGTTTCCCGCATGCTTGGGCTTCAACTGGAATAATCCCGAAATCTTCTTCACCTGGAAAAATCAGTGCACGACAGTTCTGGTAAAAATGTTTTAATTCATTACTATCTCGCCAGCCTAAGAATTCTATATTATTTTTTGCTATTTTTTTCAGTTTCTCTTCATCCTGACCTGAGCCGATAATTTTTAACGGATAGCCGAGTATGTTAAATGCCTCTATTGCTAAATCTACTCTTTTGTAAGGTGCGAATGCGGATACAATAAGATAATAGGGGATAGGGGATAGGGGATAGGGGATAGGGGGAACAAAAAAGTCGGTATCAACAGGCGGATAAATTACTACAGCATCACGATTATAAAATTTTTTTATTCGGTTTTTAACATGTTCGGAATTGGCAATAAAGAAATTTACCGTTTTTGAAGTTTTAACATCCCATTTTTGTAAATATGGTCTTAAAATTTGTATCGCAAATTTTACATAAAACTTTGAATCGCCAAAATACTGCTGATACATATCCCAAACATACCGCATCGGAGTATGGCAGTAACAGATATGGAGTGCATTTTTCGGAATTTTTACACCCTTTGCGACACAATGACTTGAAGATAAAATTAAATCATAACCAGTTAAATCAAAACTTTCTATAGCTTTAGGCATCAGTGGCAGATAGTATCTATAATTTTTTTCTATATTTGGCAACTTTTGTAAGAACGAAGTTTTTATTTCCATTTTTTCAATTATTGCCGACATCACACCTTTTATATGCACAAGTGTAAAAAGCGTTGCCGATGGTAAAAGTTTGCAGAAAACTTCCAGACATTTTTCACCACCTCGCATACCAGTCAGCCAATCGTGAACGAGTGCAATTTTCATTAGTTCAGTGCTAAAGCAAATTTAAGTGCTTTATTGATTTGCTCAACCTTATCAGAACGTAGCAGACAAATTCTTTCCGTAAGAATCGACTTTCTAATGGTAGTAATCGTATCAAGATTTGCCACACATTTTTGAGGCAGACCATCCCGTTCGTCAAGCAATACTTCCACTGGAATGTTTCGGACTGTTGTGGTTATTTGTGCAATAGTAACTGCATTACGCACATTATATGCCTCATCACGTGAAAGTAACACCACAGGACGCTTGCCTATAGGTTTAGGTAAATCCGCCCACCATACTTCATTGCGTTGTTGAGTAGACATCTTTATAACCTCCTTGTGGTGACAGCCCTATCGGGCTGTCGTGCCCCTCGCAGAACCGTGCTTGCAGATTGCCCACACACGGCTCTTCAATAACACTTCCTCATAAAGCACA
Protein-coding regions in this window:
- a CDS encoding glycosyltransferase; protein product: MKIALVHDWLTGMRGGEKCLEVFCKLLPSATLFTLVHIKGVMSAIIEKMEIKTSFLQKLPNIEKNYRYYLPLMPKAIESFDLTGYDLILSSSHCVAKGVKIPKNALHICYCHTPMRYVWDMYQQYFGDSKFYVKFAIQILRPYLQKWDVKTSKTVNFFIANSEHVKNRIKKFYNRDAVVIYPPVDTDFFVPPIPYPLSPIPYYLIVSAFAPYKRVDLAIEAFNILGYPLKIIGSGQDEEKLKKIAKNNIEFLGWRDSNELKHFYQNCRALIFPGEEDFGIIPVEAQACGKPVIAYKKGGTLETVIDGKTGLFFDEQTVKSVIDTIRKFEHIKFDPQEIRKNAERFNRPIFKQKIKNFVDDQIKNL
- a CDS encoding type II toxin-antitoxin system PemK/MazF family toxin, producing MSTQQRNEVWWADLPKPIGKRPVVLLSRDEAYNVRNAVTIAQITTTVRNIPVEVLLDERDGLPQKCVANLDTITTIRKSILTERICLLRSDKVEQINKALKFALALN